ttttgagggacgcaggtggcgctgtgggttaaaccacagagcctaggacttgccgatctgaaggttggcggttcgaatccccgcgaacgagatgagctcctgttgctcggtccctgctcctgccaacctagcagttcgaaagcacgtcaaagtgcaagtagataaataggtaccgctccggtgggaaggtaaacggcatttctgtgcgctgctctggttcgccagaagcggcttagtcatgccggccacatgacctgaaagctgtacgccggctccctcagccagtaaagcgagatgagcgccgcaaccccagagtcggtcacgactggacctaatggtcaggggtccctttacctttacctccctgtTTTAGTCAAGGATTCTACTCACTCTGCTATACATATTATGCTCCCACCCACCATGCTATCCTTTAGTAAGGCCATAcattcacaaacaaacaaaaatccactTGTTGAATTTGGGTGGTTTTTATGGTTGTTAAGTTGTTCAATCTgaagcttgggggggggcaacaaaaGGACTCACCTGGTTTTACTGCTCACCCAGAGCCATGGCAGACTCACAGTGGTGGGGTAGAGGTGAGATCAGTTTCTgttatcaaatcagaaactgggacgacttctgtaaatctgggactgtctctggaaaatagggacacttggagggtgtgacAATGAAACAGTGAAGACCTAGGGTTTGTTCCCAAACACAAGTTTGGATCATTAGAGTATGTTCTCTCTAGATGGACCCAAACATCTTGCTGGACATTGCAACTGTTTGGATGCAGTGAGCAAAagctgtattttaaaaacaactccaggCCTTCActgttttaatgtggttttcaATTAACTTTATGTTCTCTTTCAGTGTAATTTTAAGCTGAGATGCAAATAATTTGGGTTTTTCCTGTGTCCGCTTAGCTGAAGCTTTATGTTTGCTGGTATATGATgtggtttggttttgttcttattgtatttttaaagtcCCATGATTTTGTTTTGAAAGCAGCCTAAATAATTTTACTGAGAGGCAGCcatattaaagaagaaaaaatatccaAAAGAGGGCTATGCTGTTCTGATCTATTTCCCATGAACAGGTGCCATTGCATTCAAGGCTACATTTCCTCATTTGGataatttccagaggggtagctggAATTACCCTCCTGCAGCAAAAGCGACAAAGACAAAAAGGCTTTGCATTGCATGAAAGATCAACAAATTTATTTATCATGGCAGAAGTGTTGCCGGACTGCAGACCACCATATCAGATGCATTTGGAGAGAGGTGCGCATAATGCCTAATAATGCACAACCATCACCTTATTATGTCACATGCAGCATGGAAATTAACCATTTTCCCGATCCTCCTAATAAGACTGTTGCACCTTTAATAGCTGCAGGCAAAGCAGTCaagtcagtacagcatgagactcttaaacctcagggtcgtgggttcgagccccacgtcgggcaaaagattcctgcactgcagcggGTTGGATGAGAtgtgacccccgtggtcccttccaactgtacaattctctgTTTTCAGGGAGCATTCAACAGGTGGGACACTGGGGCTTCTCCCACCCACTTTCctggcaaaaagaaaacaaaattgctGGCATAAAGAAAATAGCAATCTGTGGCATTTTCTGCCTTTCATGCACACAAGCAACCCACCCTACAGTTATGGAAAGTGCACGTCTTTCAAGAAGTTCTCACCATCCTCTCCATTACTATtatcaatattctgttgggagctgcccagagtggctgggggaacccaaccagatgggcggggtataaataaatttgttgttgttgttgttgttacattgttgttgttgtttagtcgttgtgtccgactcttcgtgaccccgtggaccagagcacgctaggcactcctgtcttccactgcctcccgcagtttggtcagactcatgtttgtactttcaagaacactgttcaaccatctcgtcctctgtcgtccccttctcctttgtgccctccatctttcccaacatcagggtcttttccagggagtcttctcttctcatgaggtgaccaaagtattggagcctcagcttcaggatctgtccttccagtgagcactcagggctgatttccttcagaatggataggtttgatcttcttgcagtccatgggactctcaagagtctcctccagcaccataattcaaaagcatcaattctttggcaatcagccttctttatggtccagctctcacttccatacatcactactgggaaaaccatagctttaactatacggacctttgttggcaaggtgatgtccctgctttttaagatgctgtctaggtttgtcattattattattattaaatttattattattattattattattattattattattattatcatcattatcatcatcattactatagCATTAttacagcattattattattattacaacagcattattattattactatagctTTATTATtacagcaatattattattacagcattattattataatagcattattattacagcattattattattattatcatttaaaaaGCGGGTTTTTCCTTGTCGATACAGCTAGCAGTCTTTCCTCCTTTCATTCCTACCAAAATATTATGGATTAAAGTCGCGACGGAAGCGACCTTAGGAACGTGTCACACGCCTCCTTTTTAATTCCTATTAAACTTCCTCTCCCCCCGCCCGCCCCTCCTCATCCGGGCGCTCCGCCCCTCCGGCGCCTGCGCGGAGAGCTCGCAGTCCCTTCGACCTCTACCGCTGCACCAGCTCAGCCGGACGAGCCTCTGCTTGCCGCTGCCGGGTTCGAGGTAGGCCCCGGATCCCCTCCTTGTAtccgcctccatcggggagctcAGCCTTCCTCCCGCTCCCAGAGCGCTGCCGGCCGGACTCCTAAAactctcctttctccttccctgcaGCGAGCCAGACGACCCAGACCCGGGACCCCCCAGCCCGTTGCTCCAccggcccgcccgcccgcccgcagCCATGTTCGCCTGTGTCAAGCTCGCCGCCGGGTCCCCCGCCTTGGTGAGTTGGCAGCGGGGCCTGCGCATTGGTCAGAGTGGGTCGCTTCCCCCTCTTGcccttgatttttttttcctttgcaaaagGTTGGGGGCGttgatgggttttttttggggggcggatcTGGACTCTGGGACAGAGGCGACCCCCGTTAAGTCATTCATTTGGAGGGCATGTCTTTTTGCAAGGAGTCATTCATTTGGAGGGCATGGCTTAACGGTGCTTTTTGCAAGGAGACATGCCTCTCTCCTCCATGCTGCTGCCTGGGTTTGCTTTCCACGTCTTATCATCGTTTCATGCATAAGTTTAAGGACGATGCGGCCCTCCTTGcaaaatgcaccccccccccagttggccCACTGCTGCAGAAAGAGGGTTGCAAAACTGGGTGACCTTAAAAGCGAGTAGGTGATCCAAGGGCAAGAACAGGCCGCAGCAGCCTCCCAGCCATTCATTCATAAGGCCTTTCCTCTTAGTCTGTGCTTGGAGGGCTAGGCCGCTAGGGTGAATTCACAGGTCGATCTGTCAATCGACAGATCAACTTATAATGCGGAGGAGGGGTGTCGCCAGATTCACTGGGAACTGGTTTCCTGGTCTGGGGGTGCTTATCTGAGGGCGCTGGCTGGTTTTGGGGTGTTAGATTGCTTGGTTGCCCCACAAAATGAGTTAGGCTGAATTCGCCAGGCCTGTCTTTTAATGGTTCTTAGGATAAAAATATTAGAATTGCTTTTGCAGACCTGTAGGGTCGGGAGCGACCTGAAGGTCATTGAGCACAGCAGAGTTGCAGCACTTTTAGGCAATGTGTGCCAACAAACGACAGTGTGCTACAGGAGCTCTGAGCTTTCTTAGTGGTACCTGTAGAATGAAGCCAAACTGGAATTATGTGCCGTGGGCTTGTTTGCTTGAGATgttgtagaccagtgtttcccaaccttttttgggcaaaggcacacttgtttcatgaaaaaaaactcgaggcacaccaccatgccagatggggaaaggtcactttttacttatgtaaaaaaaaataaaaaaatagtaacagcatagaaggtaatggttaggctagcatccctcttccaaatatgctaggtttttatttgcagggactgttctacatgggaaagcattcagcactgtcattctcccatctgccatctgaattggtactattctgggtcaacttactctgctgcatgtgtagatgaaaatggcaccaagtgtgggggagggggcagaacaggtttcagatacaggatattaagcatacacgtacttcagattgaactggttgcttgctttgcaagttttcatttcccaaatgactgccttggcaagcgcaatacctaccaggctcaacgccggtctcgcgctgccgcttcccgcgctctcaaggacccgggaggaggaaggcgtgaagggaatcccgaaggcgcgaaaacctcgcacatgcgcaggccttccgcctgcgacagcccagtaggccggccgaagcgagcggcgatgggatgtgggagggagctcgctcgccgccccgcgtgtgcctatgtggggcacgttacagccccgtgacgtcagcgccacgcaggcagacggcgagagccccgcgctgggcggcctctcctcgccgccgccgccccgcctctcgccgcccgactcgcccgcctccctccaggcaaaatctcgcggcacaccaggcaacgtctcgcggcacactagtgtgccgcggaacaccggttgggaaacactgttgtagACAAGGGCAGATAGAAGGATTGTTGAAATAATAAAATCTCATCTGGAAACACTTTCCCCACTCTTAACCTGCCTCTGAAATCCGTCCTAAAAGAAAGTTAGTTACCAAAGATTGAGCTGTCTCTGAAATCTCGCTGTTGGTTATGGCATTAACACTTGATAGCATGGGAAGGAGAGAAATGGAGGAGATCCTTCAAGGTTAATTTGCTTAGAGTCCCAACTAGATCCTTatatcaacaacaaaaacactttaATACCGTATGGGAATACAAGGTTCTGATGAGCTGTGTTATCCAACCCACGTGTGCCAAAAGTGAAGGTCAGACTTCAAGAGTAGTTTTTTCTTAGTGGCATTGACTTTAACTGTAGTCATTATAGTAAGCATGACTGGAGATCAAAATTGTGCCTTTGCAAGTCCTGATGAGCCATTGATGAGCTTCATGGAATAAGAATTTTCCTCAATGAATGGCCTTACCGAACTGTGATTGTAAAGAGAACTAAATGCCTGGAATCTAAAAGCTGCTGGGATGTTGTGTAGTTATTGCTTTGAAGGCTATggttgcagagttttgtgagAGTGTCCATTCCTTTAACACACTTcttcatcctccccctttctcagATGCGCACTGGATCAAGAATTCTGTACAGACCAATTTCTGCAACGGTGTTGTCTAGGCCAGAAGCCAGGACTGCAGAGGTACCTTAAACAATTCTGTAGCTTCCTAAACGATCGGGTGAGCCCGTGTGTTGTTGCCTTGTAATAGTAAAACTTGCCACAAAGTGTCAGATTTTAGTTTTTGACAAACACATGCTGCCTTGTGTTTAGTGTCTGAACTTGGAACAACACAGACCTGCAGCTGAGTACGGGTAGTAAAGTGTTTATTTGTACTCTgcttctgaaggagcgtctccacccccattgttctgcccagatactaaggtccagcgctgagggccttctggcagttccctcgctgtgagaagccaagttacagggaaccaggcagagggccttcttggtagtggcacccgccctgtggaacaccttcccaccagatgtcaaagagaaaaacaactatcagacttttagaagacatctgaaggcagccttgtttagggaagcttttaatgtttgacagactattgtattttaatattttgttggaagccgcccagagtggctggggaaacccagccagacgggcgaggtataaatattaTGATACCAAGGATCTTGAAGCTGCTTATATTTTGGTTTGTTTCTAAGTGGTCTCCAATCTAGGTACTGCTCAGAGTCAGAGTAgcttaggtccccccccccatatgcctTGAAGCCATTTAGTGCAAAAAGCACAGTAGATTGCTTAAACCTCTCTTGCAGAATTTCAGTCTGGTAGGATTAATTCTTCCAGGGCTGTGGGATTGCTTTATGCTGTCGGTGGTTCCTGATGGGCAGAAGTTGTTAGGGACATCAGAATCATTATTGCTTTGGGCACTTTTCCccatggttctttttttaaaaaaaatctaggaaGAACCTAACACTTTGAAAATCTTCTCACTCACCTGTCCAAAGAAATGTGTCTTAAAgctcccctttccttccctgctGTAGAAGCTTGTGACTTTCGTAGTACAAGCCTATAGCAAATACTTGTGCCAAATGTAATCcaattcttcttgtttctttcAGGGCAACACAACTTTCCTTACTGGTGCTCAGAACCCTGGCAGTCAGCTAGCACTAAGGGAGTTTCAAACTAGTGCTATCAGCAGGGACATTGACACGGCTGCCAAATTTATTGGTGCTGGTGCTGCCACAGTAGGGGTGGCTGGTTCCGGTGCTGGTATTGGAACAGTTTTCGGGAGTTTAATCATTGGCTATGCCAGGTAATGGTCCTTTATTTCTAACTTTTAGCATTATACTGAAAGGGGTTCAAGTTAGAGCATTATTTTTCCCCAGGTTCAGGATACTGTAGCTTGTTCTGCTCACCCACATGGCACAGTTAGCCTGGCTGTGGCTCCCAGAGAAGGCTGGAAATAACTGCGCAGGGCTTCTGCCAGCTCTGCATTTGTCTTCTCCCTGGGATTAAGGAGGAAAGCTCCTTAATACTGGGGACAGAATGGGTGTGGATGGAAGGAAGTTTGTCAGAAAGGCTGTGCACTTGCCCCAAGCGTAAGAAGGAGTAGCAAATTAGACCTGTCAGGAATTTGAAGACCTTGGGGCTTGTATAAAGTAACAAAGCATAACTCATTCTGTTTActtaatgcatttcttaactgccGTAGAGCTGAAGTTAGAAAACTTTTGCAGTCACTTAGAAGACTTTTAAAAACCTCTACGATCATTAAACAAGCATAGAAACAGCAGCTATGCTTTTTATAGTTAAGTCGGAGTTTAAGATGATCAGGATGTTGAAAATGCTTAGCTGAACAGAAAGATCTTTGCCTTGTGCCTAAAAGATATTGTTGTTGCCAGGCAAGCCTTCTGAAGGGAGCAGTATAcaattcaggtacagtggtacctcaggttacatacgcttcaggttacacactccgctaacccagaaatagtgcttcaggttaagaactttgcttcaggataagaacagaaattgggctctggcggcgcttagctaaagtggtgcttcaggttaagaacagtttcaggttaagtacggacctccagaacaaattaagtacttaacctgaggtaccactgtattgttcatGGAAGGAAAGCCTTCTCTTACAACATGGGTCAGCaattttttcagcaaggggccggtccactgtccctcagaccttgtgggggggctggactatattttggaggggggggagaacaaattcctatgccccacaaataacccagagatgcattttaaataaaaagacacattctactcatgtaaaaacatactgattcccggaccatccatgggccggatttagaaggcgattgggtcagctctggcccctgggccttagtttgccaacccatgtcTTACAACTAACCTCTGATAGAGGTAATGGTTGGGGCAGGACATCAGCCAATTGTCTCAACACATGGGCAGTTTGATATGGGACAAGACACTTCCTGTATTGAGACCAAGGAACTGGCAGAGATGAAACTGTTAAAGCCATTtgaagcttttcttttttaaaaaacaacacttttGCCTCATCTTGGTCCTTAGCTAAATGTTTACAATTGAAACTATTCAACTGAAAGTGGGAGGTCTTTAAAATATCTCTCTATAAAATGGATTATAGTTGCTAGTGCTGATGGCGGATTGCATGCATTAGGGGAATTCTTTAATTTTCCAGTTCTAAACTTCTTAAATACTCTTCTGGATTGCATACTAACAGCATACTATGCCAGTGGCTTTGGCCAAGATAACAGATTCAAATTTAGGTAGAGACTGTTGGGAAACTGAGCAGGAACCACACAGTGTCCCTAACAAGTTTGGTGGGTATAACTTTTCATGGGAAGAGGCAGCTGAAATTACTAACGCTTGTGGTAAGTCTTGTGTAGCCACAACCTCCCACTTTCTGAGTAGCTTCAGGgtggtgttttttatatattttaaaagataacGCATCCTTTCATTTCAAATTATAAGACTGAATAgtacaaaacacattttaaaattgcaatacaaaataaaacaaagccataaaattaataaatacaagCAACTGGTACTAATGACCAGCAAAGCCGTGTGAAAATAAATTGAGTTTTAATAAGCAGTGAAATTACATAATTGCTGGTGCTTGTCTTTGTTCGGAGCAAGTAGAGGGGacttttggccctccatatgttggtgAACTACTGTTCCCATAGTCCCTGGCcacgcttgctggggctgatgggagttgtaggtagAACAATCTAATGGTTTTTCCCACTTCTTCCAGAGGAAATGGTAAGACTATGCACTTCACATGCTTACACCTGCTAAATAGCATTGCTTTCAGCAACAACCACATGGTTCTCAGCCTTTTCAGTCATTTGAGCTGCAGGTACTTGGCCGAGAAGTCATGCTGAAATTTGTGTAAATTATAATATTGATGCATTTGTTGAAAAGACTTGCTTCAGAATAAATGCAAACATgacttttatattttatttcagaaatCCTTCACTGAAGCAGCAGCTATTCTCATATGCTATTCTGGGATTTGCCCTGTCTGAAGCCATGGGTCTCTTCTGTCTGATGGTTGCTTTCTTGATCTTGTTTGCCATGTGAAGAGATCTGTGTGTAACATTGGCATTAATGAACTACAATGTGATTCTGTGAACCTGGGTTCGAAAAATGTTTATCATGGAATGTATGCTACTTCCAAAGCAGCTTAATTAAAGATGGTAACGAGTTTAAACTCTGCCTGTGTCATGTTTGTGTTTTGACTTTGTCATAAGTTTTCCCAAACACTGCAAGGTCTAAATTTATACCTTAGAAGGGGAAATCCAGATCAGGGAAATTGAGACAAACTCAGTGCAACAGTATTGTAAATCTTGACAGATCATATTATACACCTGACTTCAGGTTTATCATGCAGCGAACCTGGCTTCCACAATTATATGTTGTATTATGTCACAAAGTTATGGAACTTGCTAATATATATTTGCATCTCCATAAAAGCAAGCTACCTGCAGTGCTTTAGTAAATGTAGATAACTTGCCCCTAATTCATATAGCAGATCTTGGACCTTGTCCTTTTATATGTATTCCAGAGTATTCATGGACCTTACAATAAAATCGTCTACGTCAATGAGAGGTTCAGTCCAAGGAAGTGAAGATAATAAGTAAAATACTTACTGTAACATTTTATGAATGTTTTGCTCAGGAATGAGGAAGATCAGTAACCACTAACTTGTCTCTAAATAGAAACCTCAGTTCTGACTAGAACTTGAAGCTATCACTGAACATTATTAAAATTCTCACCAATGTAGTGAATGTTGCTGCAATCATAAGGATCAGTAGTTCAATGAGGGAATTTAAGCTGCTTTTCTTTGGTGCTGCATGACTTCTGTCAAATGCAAATCCAGGCTAAATAGGACCATCTGGAAAATTAAGATTCagcagtgttggtctgatgctgtcgaaatatatatatatatataaaaataaattgtccagtagcaccttagagaccaactaagtttgttcttggtataagcttcttatgtgaagaagcgtgcatgcacatgaaagcttataccaagaacaaactcagttggtctctaaggtgctactggacattttttatatatatttggaaaATTAAGGATGCTCAATTTCTTTTCTTGGAATAGCTTGGCTTTTGTTGCTTTGCTGCTGTCTGGCCTGGAATTAACAAGGAAAAGCTGGAATTTATTCAGATAATCATTGAGAGGTACTGTCTTTCCTTGGGCTGTCACCATACTCTAGATTAGAGACCCTGCTGCAGAAGGCAAAGAAACAGTGCTGAAAACACTTAATGTTTTCCAGGTGTACAGGTATAAGGATGTACTTGCCAGCGCCTTTTAATTATGCAGCTGCATTCAATAGGAAATTCATAATTAAGGATGCAAGCAGCACATCAAATTATAGTATGCAGTAGTTGGGATGGGGGGTTAAGTTGGGATGGGGAGTTAGGCTAAATGTGAGCTGGTTCAAACACTGACCGTGTTGTTTAGAAAGCCCAGCACCTTCACAGCCTTTCCCTACTTGAAATACAGGAATAATGCTGATCTACAGGTttataggggacgcaggtggcgctgtgggttaaaccacagagcctaggacttgccgatcagaaggtcggcggtttgaatccccgcgacgggatgagctcctattgctcagtccctgctcttgccaacctagcagttcaaaagcacatcaaagtgcaagtagataaataggtaccgctccggcgggaaggtaaacggcatttccatgcgctgttctggttcgccagaagcagcttagtcatgctggccacatgacccggaagctgtacgccggctccctcggccaataaagtgagatgagcgccgcaaccccagagtcagccacgactggacctaatggtcaggggtccctttccctttcccttacaGGCTTATAGTAAAGATCACTCAAACATCAGGGAATGGAAGTAATAGCACTTAAATGCttataatgaaattattttttgAAAGGTGATTTCAGTCATTCTGGTGGTTTTGGTTGcttttactgtttttgttttaaacttccACCTGCTACACAGTGCCTGCTGCCTCTTAAGTGTATGTGTGAAAGCTAGAACTCTCCCATTGCTAGCTAACAGCCCCAGGGGAGACTTGTGTATGTTTGTTTCCAGCCAAAAGCCTCTCCCCATGTCATGAAAGACATTttggaaccatagaattgtagagctggaaaagatccCCCAAGCTtcagctagtccaaccccctgcagtcttgctgagaccttggagagcagctgcttctCAGGCAGAACGAGGCTAGGCTGGCCACTAGTTCCACTTGCACCACTTAGCTCATTGGGTTGAGCAGAGGACTGTTAATCTCAGCgtggtgggtttgagccccacactgatccctgcattgtagggagttggaataccagggtttcccaaacctgtctccagctgttttgggactacaactcccatcatccctgtgtgctggtcctgctagctagggatgatgggagttgtagttcaaaagcagctggagagacaagtttgggaaaccctgactaGACTATCCTCTAAGGCAGATTtctatgggggaggggggaacgtgTCCTTTCCCTCTTGCAAGTACtaagaccaggcacccccaaactcagccctccagctgcttttggactacagttcccatcatccctcaccactggtcctgttagctaggaatgatgggagttgtagtcccaaaacagttggaggaccGAATTTGGCGATGCCTAAGACCAAGCATCCCACGTCACGTGTACACTTGTAGAAACCAAAAGCCTCTTCATACACAATTCAATGGGCGAGTAACTCTCCTTGCCTGCTGCACAGACTCAGAGCTTCTCGCGCAGCCGCACGGAGAAGGCGCGCgcggcatgtggggggggggaggggggatggcgAGCGAGAGGCTGCCGAGCGCGCTCGGCTGTTTCCGGACGGAGCTTCGGTCAACGGCCCCGCCCTCGCGGCGCCCAACAACCACGTGTCAACCCGCTTCGGGCGCCAGTGAGCGCGCGTGCATGTCTTTCCTGCCCCTTCCTTCCA
The Podarcis muralis chromosome 1, rPodMur119.hap1.1, whole genome shotgun sequence DNA segment above includes these coding regions:
- the ATP5MC3 gene encoding ATP synthase F(0) complex subunit C3, mitochondrial, with the protein product MFACVKLAAGSPALMRTGSRILYRPISATVLSRPEARTAEGNTTFLTGAQNPGSQLALREFQTSAISRDIDTAAKFIGAGAATVGVAGSGAGIGTVFGSLIIGYARNPSLKQQLFSYAILGFALSEAMGLFCLMVAFLILFAM